A part of Lacibacter sp. H407 genomic DNA contains:
- the yiaA gene encoding inner membrane protein YiaA, producing the protein MEQKQTLAPSPAFIAASWTSLIIGITAFIIGLWNADIQLNEKGYYFTVLLFGLFAAISVQKAVRDQLEGIPVTNLYYGIAWFATITSIILLVVGLWNAELERSEKGFYAMAFTLSLFAAIAVQKNTRDSKASESIHKEEHQQ; encoded by the coding sequence ATGGAACAAAAACAAACCCTCGCTCCTTCGCCTGCATTTATTGCAGCATCCTGGACATCACTCATTATCGGCATCACGGCTTTCATTATTGGCTTGTGGAATGCAGACATTCAGCTGAATGAAAAAGGCTATTACTTCACTGTATTGCTGTTTGGATTATTTGCAGCGATCTCCGTGCAAAAAGCAGTGCGTGATCAACTGGAAGGTATTCCTGTTACAAATCTCTATTATGGTATTGCCTGGTTTGCAACCATTACTTCTATCATTCTATTAGTGGTTGGATTATGGAATGCCGAACTCGAACGAAGCGAAAAAGGTTTCTATGCCATGGCGTTTACACTCAGTTTATTTGCAGCGATTGCAGTACAAAAAAATACAAGAGACAGTAAAGCAAGCGAAAGCATACACAAAGAAGAACATCAGCAATAA
- a CDS encoding Crp/Fnr family transcriptional regulator — protein sequence MHRSNNRKEEKSRMVDGLYEVNYSQHVLQQKYTKKLAFILRSIFHRCSLYLMMQELLHHIKQYAPLSEEAEQSLYDCFEQVVFAKQQHLLTEGKICRHLYFLEKGALRGYYNLDGKEITHWFGFENNFVTSFHSFITQEPSVENIQLLEGSILWSISKDTLSTLLNRYHDIERLVRIATESYYLRLEERFVNAQFKTAAERYEQLMTESPHILERVPLGYVASYLGISQETLSRIRSRL from the coding sequence ATGCATAGAAGCAATAACAGGAAAGAGGAAAAAAGTCGCATGGTTGATGGTTTGTATGAAGTTAATTATTCTCAACATGTGTTGCAGCAGAAATACACAAAAAAATTAGCCTTTATACTTCGTTCAATATTTCATCGCTGCTCCTTATATTTAATGATGCAGGAACTGCTACATCATATCAAACAATATGCACCACTCAGCGAAGAAGCTGAACAAAGCCTGTACGATTGTTTTGAACAGGTTGTGTTTGCCAAACAACAGCATCTGCTCACAGAAGGAAAAATCTGCCGTCATCTTTATTTTTTAGAGAAGGGCGCCCTGCGTGGTTATTACAATCTTGATGGTAAAGAGATCACGCATTGGTTTGGATTTGAAAATAATTTTGTTACTTCCTTTCACAGTTTTATTACACAGGAGCCTTCAGTAGAAAATATTCAATTGCTGGAAGGAAGCATTCTCTGGTCAATCTCAAAAGACACACTCTCTACATTACTCAACCGCTATCACGATATTGAACGGTTGGTACGTATTGCTACTGAAAGCTATTATTTACGCCTGGAAGAACGGTTTGTGAATGCTCAGTTTAAAACAGCGGCTGAACGTTATGAGCAACTGATGACTGAATCACCGCATATCCTGGAACGTGTACCGCTTGGATATGTTGCCTCCTATCTCGGCATCAGTCAGGAAACCTTGAGCCGCATCCGCAGCCGTCTTTAA